The proteins below are encoded in one region of Bosea sp. BIWAKO-01:
- a CDS encoding acyl-CoA dehydrogenase family protein gives MQDLDHAEIRDAVAKLCAGFPGEYWRKLDREMAYPAAFVIALTESGFLSALIPEEYGGAGLPLSAATVILEEIQRQGCNGGACHAQMYIMGTLLRHGSAEQKRSYLPRIASGALRLQAFGVTEPTSGTDTTSLRTFARREGDHYVVNGQKIWTSRAAQSDLMLLLARTTPREQVAKRTEGLSVFILDMREALKAGLTIAPIRTMMNHATTEVFFDNVRVPAENLIGEEGKGFRYILSGMNAERILIAAECVGDAKWFIEKASNYARERQVFGRPIGQNQGVQFPIAKAYANMRAAELMVREAVRLYEQGKDCGAEANMAKMLAADASFEAANACVQTHGGFGFAEEYDIERKFRETRLYQVAPISTNLILSYLAEHVLGMPRSY, from the coding sequence ATGCAAGACCTCGATCACGCCGAGATCCGCGACGCCGTCGCAAAACTCTGTGCCGGCTTTCCCGGCGAATACTGGCGCAAGCTCGACCGCGAGATGGCCTATCCCGCCGCCTTCGTCATCGCGCTGACCGAAAGCGGCTTCCTCTCGGCCCTGATCCCGGAGGAGTATGGCGGGGCCGGCCTGCCGCTCTCGGCCGCCACCGTGATCCTGGAGGAGATCCAGCGGCAGGGCTGCAATGGCGGGGCTTGTCACGCCCAGATGTACATCATGGGCACGCTGCTCCGGCATGGTTCGGCCGAGCAGAAGCGCAGCTACCTCCCCAGGATCGCGTCCGGCGCCTTGCGATTGCAGGCTTTCGGCGTCACCGAGCCGACGAGCGGCACCGACACCACCTCGCTACGCACCTTCGCCCGGCGTGAGGGCGACCATTATGTCGTCAACGGGCAGAAGATCTGGACGAGCCGCGCCGCGCAGTCCGACCTGATGCTGCTTCTGGCCCGCACGACGCCACGCGAGCAGGTCGCCAAGCGCACCGAGGGGCTCTCGGTCTTCATCCTCGACATGCGCGAAGCGCTGAAGGCCGGCCTCACCATCGCGCCGATCCGCACGATGATGAACCATGCCACGACCGAGGTGTTTTTCGACAATGTCCGCGTGCCTGCCGAGAACCTGATCGGTGAGGAGGGCAAGGGCTTTCGCTACATCCTGTCCGGCATGAATGCCGAGCGCATCCTGATCGCGGCCGAATGCGTCGGCGACGCGAAATGGTTCATCGAGAAAGCCTCGAACTATGCCCGGGAACGGCAGGTCTTCGGCCGCCCGATCGGCCAGAACCAGGGGGTCCAGTTCCCGATCGCGAAGGCCTACGCCAATATGCGCGCCGCCGAGCTGATGGTGCGCGAGGCGGTGCGGCTCTACGAGCAGGGCAAGGATTGCGGGGCCGAAGCCAATATGGCGAAGATGCTGGCGGCCGACGCCTCGTTCGAGGCGGCCAATGCCTGCGTGCAGACGCATGGCGGCTTCGGCTTTGCCGAGGAATACGACATCGAGCGCAAGTTCCGCGAGACACGGCTCTACCAGGTTGCGCCGATCTCGACGAACCTGATCCTGTCCTATCTCGCCGAACATGTGTTGGGCATGCCGAGGTCCTACTGA
- a CDS encoding glutathione S-transferase family protein has translation MILIGQYDSPFVRRVGIALKLYELPFEHRPWSVFGDAEKIRPYNPLTRVPTLVLDDGLVLVESHGILDYLDGRVAAERRLFPVTEPARHWAVRTAGLAMGFAEKAVSLFYELKLHREVSQVWAERCRAQILATLSVLETERSQQGDGPAGRIGHADIALAVAWRFLMEAHPGIASPGDYPTLAREAARLEALPVFQAIAQPFIPPA, from the coding sequence ATGATCCTGATCGGCCAGTATGATTCCCCCTTCGTGCGGCGCGTCGGCATCGCCTTGAAGCTGTACGAACTGCCCTTCGAGCATCGGCCATGGTCGGTCTTCGGCGACGCCGAGAAGATCCGGCCCTACAACCCCCTGACGCGCGTACCGACGCTCGTGCTGGATGACGGCCTCGTGCTGGTCGAAAGCCACGGCATCCTCGACTATCTCGACGGCCGCGTCGCCGCCGAACGCCGATTGTTCCCGGTCACGGAGCCGGCCCGACACTGGGCGGTGCGCACGGCCGGGCTGGCGATGGGCTTCGCCGAGAAGGCCGTCAGCCTGTTCTACGAGTTGAAGCTGCATCGGGAGGTGTCGCAGGTCTGGGCCGAGCGCTGCCGCGCCCAGATTCTCGCGACGCTGTCCGTCCTGGAGACAGAGCGCAGCCAGCAGGGCGACGGTCCAGCCGGACGCATCGGCCATGCCGATATCGCCCTCGCGGTGGCCTGGCGCTTCCTGATGGAGGCCCATCCCGGGATCGCCTCGCCCGGTGACTATCCGACGCTTGCCAGGGAGGCCGCGCGCCTGGAAGCCCTGCCGGTCTTTCAGGCGATCGCGCAGCCCTTCATTCCACCGGCCTGA
- a CDS encoding MaoC family dehydratase N-terminal domain-containing protein, whose protein sequence is MSIDLDALKRWTGRTEEASDLVTPRLVRSFEATFAPHLAPYAEGEAPLALHWCLAPPIAPMGAIGTDGHAAKGEFLPPVPLPRRMWAGGTIETLAPLRTGDDVTRRSVIGDISNKQGRTGPLCFVAVDHELVTPRGVALRERHNIVYREAAKPGAPASPTPAPEQPRPADLVWQVASSPVFLFRYSAITFNSHRIHYDYPYVTGEEGYDGLVVHGPIQATLLLNIIATLSGGEPIRLDYRGVAPLIAGDDFLVKAKRLPDGGIAAWTEGSDGRVRMEGVSRVA, encoded by the coding sequence ATGAGCATCGATCTTGACGCCCTCAAGCGCTGGACCGGCAGGACCGAGGAGGCCTCCGACCTCGTCACACCGCGTCTGGTGCGGAGCTTCGAGGCGACCTTCGCGCCGCACCTGGCGCCCTATGCCGAGGGTGAGGCGCCGCTTGCCCTGCACTGGTGCCTGGCCCCGCCAATCGCCCCGATGGGAGCGATCGGCACTGACGGCCATGCCGCCAAGGGCGAATTCCTGCCGCCCGTGCCGCTACCGCGCCGGATGTGGGCTGGCGGAACGATCGAAACCCTTGCGCCGCTGCGCACGGGCGACGACGTCACGCGCCGCTCGGTGATCGGCGACATCTCCAACAAGCAGGGTCGAACGGGACCGCTCTGCTTCGTCGCCGTCGACCACGAACTCGTTACGCCGCGCGGTGTCGCGCTTCGCGAGCGCCACAACATCGTCTACCGCGAGGCCGCAAAGCCTGGCGCACCGGCCTCCCCCACGCCGGCGCCAGAGCAGCCACGGCCCGCCGATCTGGTCTGGCAGGTCGCGAGTTCACCCGTCTTCCTGTTCCGCTACTCCGCCATCACCTTCAACAGTCATCGCATCCATTACGACTATCCTTATGTGACGGGTGAGGAAGGCTATGACGGCCTCGTCGTACACGGGCCGATCCAGGCGACGCTGCTGCTCAACATCATCGCGACGCTGTCGGGCGGCGAACCGATCAGGCTGGATTACCGCGGTGTCGCGCCACTGATCGCAGGCGACGACTTCCTGGTGAAGGCCAAGCGCCTGCCCGACGGCGGCATCGCGGCGTGGACCGAAGGGTCCGATGGCCGGGTACGCATGGAAGGCGTCAGCCGCGTTGCGTAG
- a CDS encoding bifunctional 2',3'-cyclic-nucleotide 2'-phosphodiesterase/3'-nucleotidase, translated as MLRATEFSRRETLKAGAAMAAAATLPSGLAAQSPVKLKLRVLETTDLHVNVVPYDYFRDAADDTVGLAKTASLIKLAQAEARNSILFDNGDFLQGSSLGDFIAYKKGLKPGETHPMLAAMNALPYACGTLGNHEFNYGLPFLENGLAKAEFPLVCANVTRPEGTPLIDPWIMLDQSFEDEAGQKQLLKIGVIGFVPPQIMQWDKGNLDGKLVATDIVDAARKHLPDLLRAGPDLVVALCHSGIAGGVRKGMEENAALHLARLDGIDVILTGHQHLVFPGGKAFDGIEGVDNKLGSLHGKPACQPGFWGSHLGLIDLELEKRDGRWKVAGFKVEPRPIFERTPDRKIVSKAATEQSVLTTVKADHEATLIYMREPVGSTASPINSYFALVADDPSVQIVAEAQTAYVQGLMAQTQWKGLPVLSAAAPFKSGGRAGPSFYTDIPAGPIAIKNVADIYLYPNSVQVVKVTGAEVREWLERSAGIFNRIDPAKTEEQPLIDPGFPPFNFDVIDGVTYRIDVTQASRYDGNGALVARDARRIVDLAYAGKPIDDQAEFIIATNNYRASGGGNFPGTRTTVVLEAPDLNRDVIVRYIIEKKTIEPKADGNWSLVALPAGVNVTFLTSPAAAGKLPADFKAQPAGDGGEGFVKYRLL; from the coding sequence ATGTTACGCGCAACCGAATTCAGCCGCCGTGAAACCTTGAAGGCCGGAGCAGCCATGGCCGCCGCAGCGACGCTGCCTTCCGGCCTCGCCGCGCAGAGCCCCGTGAAGCTCAAGCTGCGTGTGCTGGAGACCACCGATCTCCATGTCAATGTCGTGCCCTACGACTATTTTCGTGACGCCGCCGACGACACGGTCGGTCTCGCCAAGACGGCGAGCCTGATCAAGCTGGCGCAGGCGGAAGCCAGGAACAGCATCCTGTTCGACAATGGCGACTTCCTGCAGGGCTCTTCGCTTGGGGACTTCATCGCCTACAAGAAGGGGCTGAAGCCCGGCGAGACGCACCCGATGCTCGCTGCCATGAACGCCCTGCCCTATGCCTGCGGTACGCTCGGCAATCACGAGTTCAATTACGGCCTCCCGTTCCTCGAGAACGGCCTCGCCAAAGCGGAATTCCCGCTGGTCTGCGCCAATGTCACGCGCCCCGAAGGCACACCGCTGATCGACCCCTGGATCATGCTCGACCAGAGCTTCGAGGACGAGGCCGGCCAGAAGCAGTTGCTCAAGATCGGCGTGATCGGCTTCGTGCCGCCGCAGATCATGCAATGGGACAAGGGCAATCTCGACGGTAAGCTGGTGGCGACGGACATCGTCGATGCCGCCCGCAAGCACCTGCCCGACCTGCTCAGGGCCGGTCCCGACCTGGTCGTCGCGCTCTGTCATTCCGGCATCGCCGGTGGCGTTCGCAAGGGCATGGAGGAGAATGCGGCGCTGCATCTCGCCAGGCTCGACGGCATCGACGTGATCCTGACCGGTCACCAGCATCTGGTTTTCCCGGGCGGCAAGGCCTTTGACGGCATCGAAGGCGTCGACAACAAGCTGGGCTCGCTGCATGGCAAGCCGGCCTGCCAGCCCGGCTTCTGGGGTTCGCATCTGGGGCTGATCGATCTCGAACTGGAAAAGCGCGACGGGCGCTGGAAGGTTGCCGGCTTCAAGGTCGAGCCCCGCCCGATCTTCGAGCGCACGCCGGACCGCAAGATCGTATCGAAGGCCGCCACCGAACAATCGGTGCTCACAACCGTGAAGGCCGATCACGAGGCGACGCTGATCTATATGCGCGAGCCGGTCGGCTCCACCGCGAGCCCGATCAACAGCTATTTCGCGCTGGTTGCCGACGATCCCTCGGTCCAGATCGTGGCCGAGGCACAGACGGCCTATGTGCAAGGCCTGATGGCGCAGACGCAGTGGAAGGGGCTGCCCGTGCTCTCTGCGGCCGCGCCCTTCAAGTCCGGCGGGCGCGCGGGGCCGAGTTTCTACACCGATATCCCGGCCGGCCCGATCGCGATCAAGAACGTCGCCGATATCTACCTGTACCCGAACTCGGTGCAGGTGGTGAAGGTCACCGGCGCCGAGGTCCGCGAATGGCTGGAGCGCTCAGCCGGCATTTTCAACCGCATTGACCCGGCTAAGACCGAAGAGCAGCCACTGATCGACCCGGGCTTCCCCCCCTTCAATTTCGATGTGATCGACGGCGTGACCTACCGGATCGATGTGACTCAAGCCTCGCGCTATGACGGCAATGGCGCGCTTGTCGCGCGCGACGCTCGCCGCATCGTCGACCTCGCCTATGCCGGTAAGCCGATCGACGACCAGGCCGAGTTCATCATCGCGACCAATAATTACCGTGCCTCGGGCGGCGGGAACTTTCCCGGCACCAGGACAACCGTGGTGCTGGAGGCGCCCGATCTCAACCGCGACGTGATCGTACGCTACATCATCGAAAAGAAGACGATCGAACCCAAGGCCGATGGTAACTGGTCGCTGGTAGCACTTCCGGCCGGCGTGAACGTCACCTTCCTGACTTCGCCAGCCGCGGCAGGAAAATTGCCAGCTGATTTTAAGGCGCAACCGGCCGGCGATGGTGGTGAAGGATTCGTGAAGTACCGTCTTCTGTAA
- a CDS encoding aldehyde dehydrogenase family protein — MTQHFINGRHVAGRTGETMAVLAPATGEEFTRIACGTAEDIDDAVKAAQAAYEGAWGKLTAAERGRLIAKLAIKVQDHFDELARIEAQDTGKPMAQARADIEATARYFEFYGGAADKVHGHVIPFMNGYSVSVVHEPHGVTGHILPWNYPAQMFGRSLTASLAMGNAVVLKPAEEACQTALRLAVLASEVGFPDGAINIVTGRGHEAGAALSAHPGIGFMSFTGSPEVGKMVQKACAENLIGCTLELGGKSPQIVFDDADFDAAVPIVCKAIVQNTGQTCSAGSRVLVQKNVYDAFVGAVARQFSTLRAGTPEMDLDCGPVINARQQGRVQSFIDQAREQGIPVLAEGQIAQGVPNGGFYVTPTLFGPVPRGNRLEQEEVFGPVLSAFPFEDESDAIRLANATAYGLVAGIWTGNGGRQQRVAKSVRAGQVFINGYGAGGGIELPFGGTGKSGHGREKGFMALEEFAVTKTIVHKHG, encoded by the coding sequence ATGACTCAGCATTTCATCAATGGCCGCCACGTCGCCGGCCGGACAGGCGAAACCATGGCGGTGCTCGCGCCCGCGACCGGCGAGGAATTCACCCGCATCGCCTGCGGCACGGCCGAGGATATCGACGATGCGGTAAAGGCTGCGCAAGCCGCCTATGAGGGCGCCTGGGGCAAGCTGACGGCGGCCGAACGGGGCCGGCTGATTGCGAAGCTCGCGATCAAGGTGCAGGACCATTTCGACGAGCTGGCCAGGATCGAGGCGCAGGACACCGGCAAGCCGATGGCGCAGGCCAGGGCCGATATCGAGGCGACGGCCCGCTATTTTGAATTCTATGGCGGCGCGGCGGACAAGGTGCATGGCCATGTCATCCCCTTCATGAACGGCTACAGCGTCAGCGTCGTGCATGAGCCCCATGGCGTCACCGGCCATATCCTGCCCTGGAACTACCCGGCGCAGATGTTCGGTCGCTCGCTGACGGCGTCTCTGGCCATGGGCAATGCGGTGGTGCTCAAGCCCGCCGAGGAGGCCTGCCAGACGGCGCTCAGACTGGCCGTTCTCGCCTCCGAGGTCGGCTTCCCCGACGGCGCGATCAATATCGTCACCGGGCGCGGCCATGAGGCGGGCGCCGCACTCTCGGCCCATCCCGGCATCGGCTTCATGTCCTTCACCGGCTCGCCCGAGGTCGGCAAGATGGTGCAGAAGGCCTGCGCCGAGAACCTGATCGGCTGCACGCTGGAACTCGGCGGCAAATCCCCGCAGATCGTCTTCGACGATGCCGATTTCGACGCGGCGGTCCCGATCGTCTGCAAGGCCATCGTGCAGAACACCGGGCAGACCTGCTCCGCCGGCAGCCGCGTGCTGGTCCAGAAGAACGTCTATGACGCGTTCGTCGGCGCCGTAGCCAGGCAGTTCTCCACGCTGCGGGCCGGCACGCCGGAGATGGATCTCGATTGCGGGCCGGTGATCAACGCCAGGCAGCAGGGCCGGGTGCAGAGCTTCATCGACCAGGCCCGCGAGCAGGGCATTCCGGTTCTCGCCGAGGGGCAGATCGCGCAGGGCGTGCCGAATGGCGGCTTCTACGTCACGCCGACCCTGTTCGGCCCGGTGCCGCGGGGCAATCGCCTGGAGCAGGAGGAGGTTTTTGGGCCGGTGCTCTCGGCATTCCCGTTCGAGGACGAGAGCGACGCCATCCGGCTTGCCAATGCCACGGCCTATGGGCTCGTGGCCGGTATCTGGACCGGCAATGGCGGTCGCCAGCAGCGCGTGGCGAAGAGCGTCCGGGCCGGACAGGTCTTCATCAATGGCTATGGCGCCGGCGGCGGCATCGAGCTGCCTTTCGGCGGTACCGGCAAGAGCGGCCATGGCCGCGAGAAGGGCTTCATGGCGCTGGAAGAGTTCGCGGTGACCAAGACGATCGTCCACAAGCACGGCTGA
- a CDS encoding Lrp/AsnC family transcriptional regulator — MNEKTDIIRRGRADGRDLDAMDRKLLGILVEDATTSYAELGERVGLSPPAAHERVKRLRRSGAIRRVAALIDPEATGKTLLAFVHVDTTGWGKTTALMAIETHPEVEEIHSVAGDTCMLLKVRTESTHALEGLLARLYDTPGVKATRSYVVLSTYLERPVQPGVTREWPSRVKHV; from the coding sequence ATGAACGAAAAAACAGACATCATTCGGCGTGGCAGGGCAGACGGGCGCGATCTCGATGCCATGGACCGAAAGCTGTTAGGCATTCTCGTCGAGGACGCGACCACGAGTTACGCGGAACTGGGCGAGCGCGTCGGCCTTTCGCCCCCAGCGGCACATGAGCGGGTGAAGCGGCTGCGCCGCTCCGGTGCGATCCGGCGGGTCGCGGCGCTGATCGATCCGGAAGCCACGGGCAAGACGCTTCTCGCCTTCGTCCATGTCGACACGACCGGCTGGGGCAAGACCACAGCGCTCATGGCGATCGAGACCCATCCGGAAGTGGAGGAGATCCACTCTGTCGCGGGCGATACCTGCATGCTGTTGAAGGTACGAACCGAGAGCACGCATGCGCTGGAAGGCCTGCTCGCCCGGCTCTACGACACGCCAGGCGTGAAGGCGACGCGCAGCTATGTCGTGCTCTCGACCTATCTGGAACGCCCGGTCCAGCCGGGCGTCACCCGGGAGTGGCCGTCCCGCGTCAAGCACGTCTGA
- a CDS encoding CaiB/BaiF CoA transferase family protein, producing the protein MRGSKGPFRRQDKTNWLDMMTNALEGILVVALEQAVAVPVATCRLADAGARVIKLERAEGDFSRGYDDYANGLSSYFVWINRGKESCRVDLKQPDDLAMVEAMLAKADVFIQNLAPGATGRLGIGSAELRKRHPRLITCDVSGYAPGTPHFTRKAYDLLIQAEAGLSSITGNESSGPTRIGVSIADIATGNAAYAAILEALLRRARTGEGSQIALSLFDTIADLMNVPYLTRRYGGIEPPRLGLAHPSIAPYGVFELADGNVLLAVQSEREWQVLAREVLQDEALANDPRFASNVLRVRERAALDAAIQAILIARPFAAVTPALDQAAIAYGTVSSVGDLITHPAATTLTVETPAGPIEVLAPPAIVDGKRSQMRRVPELGEHEAALRAEFAVTAAARST; encoded by the coding sequence TTGCGTGGCTCGAAGGGTCCGTTTCGCCGGCAGGACAAGACCAACTGGCTGGACATGATGACGAATGCTCTCGAAGGAATCCTGGTCGTGGCGCTGGAACAGGCCGTCGCCGTGCCTGTGGCGACCTGCCGGCTGGCCGATGCGGGGGCGCGCGTCATCAAGCTCGAACGGGCCGAGGGCGACTTCTCGCGCGGCTATGACGACTACGCCAATGGCCTGTCCTCCTATTTCGTCTGGATCAACCGCGGCAAGGAATCCTGCCGCGTCGACCTGAAGCAGCCCGACGACCTCGCCATGGTCGAGGCGATGCTCGCCAAGGCCGATGTCTTCATCCAGAATCTCGCTCCCGGCGCGACCGGCCGCCTCGGCATCGGCAGCGCCGAGCTGCGCAAGCGCCATCCGCGCCTGATCACCTGCGATGTCTCGGGCTATGCGCCGGGCACGCCGCATTTCACGCGCAAGGCCTATGACCTGCTGATCCAGGCGGAGGCCGGCTTGTCCTCGATCACCGGCAACGAAAGCTCCGGGCCGACGCGGATCGGCGTCTCCATCGCCGATATCGCCACCGGGAATGCCGCCTATGCCGCGATTCTCGAGGCCCTGCTCCGGCGTGCCCGCACCGGCGAAGGCTCGCAGATTGCGCTCTCGCTGTTCGACACCATCGCCGACCTGATGAACGTCCCCTATCTGACCCGGCGCTATGGCGGGATCGAGCCGCCGCGCCTCGGCCTCGCCCATCCCTCGATCGCGCCGTATGGCGTCTTCGAGCTCGCCGATGGCAACGTGCTTCTGGCGGTGCAGAGCGAGCGCGAATGGCAGGTCCTGGCGCGCGAGGTGCTTCAGGACGAGGCCCTCGCCAACGACCCGCGCTTCGCCAGCAATGTGCTGCGCGTCCGGGAGCGGGCCGCGCTCGATGCCGCGATCCAGGCGATTCTGATCGCAAGGCCTTTTGCGGCCGTCACCCCCGCGCTCGATCAGGCCGCGATCGCCTATGGCACGGTCTCGAGCGTCGGCGACCTGATCACCCACCCGGCCGCGACGACGCTGACGGTCGAGACGCCGGCGGGTCCGATCGAGGTCCTGGCCCCTCCCGCCATCGTTGACGGAAAGCGCTCGCAGATGCGGCGCGTACCCGAACTTGGCGAGCATGAAGCCGCGCTGCGGGCCGAATTCGCCGTGACAGCCGCCGCCCGTTCCACCTGA